The window GGAGTAGTAGTCTATTAGCCTACTTATGAAAATGTTGGGCAGGGTTCATAAACACGCATGTTCATACATCTCAGCAATTAGGGAGAGGAATAGCTGATGATGTGGATTTGTTGACATGGTTACGTGATCGCATTTGGCCTTATGAGTCCAACATGACTGAACAAGATTCCTTCATTTCCACTTTACTCTGCGGAATCGAACTTATTCACTCTGGTGTAAGTGCTATTGGAATCATACTAGGCTAAACTATATACACATTGCATATAAATATTTACAAAATCGTGTCACTTATAAGGTAATTGCAGGTAATTCCCAATGATAAGCATTAATCTGTAACCTGCAAAAAATTGGCAAGTAACATGTTATAACTGGTTAAATTACACTAAGAGTGTAAAATTTTTTACATTGTTAGTGCAAATAACTTAAAGCCGGATAGTTTATGTTGTTATTGGAAACAGGTTACATGCTTTGCAGAAGCAGGAGGGCAGCATTTGTCTGGAATGGCAAGTGCAGTTGAAGTATTAGGCTTGCGCGCGTGTTTGACCGAGTCTATTATGGATTGCGGTGAAGGTTTGCCAGCTTCATGGGCCGCTAGGACTACTGAGGAGTGTATCAAGGTTGGCTAAAAATTCTAAATAAACCAGCATTGTGTTGAATTTTAGTTGAAGATATTGTATAGTTTTCACAACTTTTACTGCGCAATCTCTCATGTTTGGTCTTTACTAAAGTTGAAGTTTCACTTTTGAAGTGtgttcaatcaaatcttcaattatttaattaacagGTTCTGTTGCTTTCCAGCATTCTTATTGATTCCTTTTTTATTCTTGTATTGAAATCATTTAGCTTGAAATTTGCTTATTAGCCTTGAAACTGCCAGTAAAAGCTTAGCCTCTCCATGGTAATGTTATTTCAGATTTGCTAATTCGAAATTTGTATATTCACTGTGTAACTACAAGTTGTTGCTTAGAGTTATGAATGTAGTGTTATTTCAAGGGTGCAGTCGCAGAAGGATCTGTTTATGAAACACCACAATACAGCAGATGGACGCATCAAAGTATGGCTTGGGATAAGACAAATTATGAATGCAACTGATCGGTTACTTACTGAGACAAGAGACACAGCAGAAAAACTAGAAACGGGGATTCACATGGTatttctctctgtctctctctctctctctctctcaactaCTATGTGGAATAAGCTATCTATGTAAACAAGGTTGCAATTGATGAAACAAAGAGAAATTGAAATCTTTAGTCACAGTCAGACTTAACTATGTTGATGCTTTTGACACACATAATATGAATTATTAAAAAATGAAAACTAGTATACTGGACGATCGTCTTCAGCTTTACTGATCCTGTATGTTCCTCTCTGCTACTAATAATATTAAGGAGTTGCCCAAAAATAGATATAATAAGTTTTAGCTTGAGAGTTTAGCTTGCCCTTCCGTTATGGTGGGTGTTATTAATGGCCTTATGCTTTTTCATTTACTACTCTTTGGTATTCTGGAATCCAAATTAATATGTTATTTCGTATATCAAAAAGGATGCATTCCATTACAGTTGAATGATAGGCATTTTTCTAAAGTCAACCTCAATCCCTCACCCCCGAGGTTCCACTGCCCTTAAAAggcgaaaaagaaaaagaatgttgTGTACAGGGGGAATAACGTCTTAAAAGGATTTATCAACACCACTGGAGCCTTAATGTCTCAACTATTCAGCATATTGCAGAGATACCCCACGAAAACCAACTGATTGTTGAAACTCGAGGAGTTGATCATGGAACTGTTACACATCTCGAGAAGATCAAGTTCCTGCAGAATAATTTGCTGGCAGCACATACTGTTTGGGTCAACGAGGAAGAGGTAAGCTTCTTGTCTTTTTCTGAGATCTGTCTTTACTAGTTGGCCTGCTTAATTTGTGTATCTTTTTCAAGTTAGTTTATTGGTAGCATGGCTGGCAAAAAGCGAGAGGAAAAACAAAAGGAACTAAATAGAGAATCGATTGAGGGAGCGAAAACGACCACCTGCCGTGTATACCAGCTCATAGGATGGACTAACATTAAAAGTAAAGAGGCTAGGGACAGACGTTCATACTTGATATGGTTGTATCAAGGCATATGAAAGTGTAGTAACATAAGTGATGGCTAGCTGCCTGTTGAAAATCTGGTGAAATAGAAAAACTTTAGGTTAAGTTTCAAAGACTGTATCACTTGACGACTTTGTCATCAACACATCCTGCCTACATTGCATTTCTGCTAGTGTTACTAAACTGATGTACCCGATTCCTGACCTCATCAAAAATGCCACTGTCATTCCTGACAACAATCCTTATTCAACCACCCATGATCTTTAAATTTTCCTGCAAACTCTTTGAGATTAAAGTTCCTCAATTATGGCTGTCATAAGATGAGTTAATAATACTTATTGGTTCATTGCTTGAGCAAGAAAAGTACTTTAAGTTATGCCAGTTCAGGTTTGGCTTCCGTCTTGGTTCAGCTTAAAGAAGAAGAGAGTCAAATATCTACTTTGCAATTCTCGCCACATTACTACATGACAGATCTAAcaaagaaaatgatgaaaaaacaCTAATTAGTTATTTTTAGAGTAACAAAAGCAAATTTTCAAAGCCCCTTTTTGTGAATAATTATACACTTATTTGATATCAAGTAAACTAAAGATTGCTGAGCCAAACTCAATGAAAGCTCAAGAAAATTTggaacttttttttttacttagcCTGCAGTTCAGTCTGGTTGCAGCGCTAAGAATATCTCCACTGTCATGGGGACTAACTTTTATCTGACTTTTGTATGTTTGAGCTGCTTATGTCTTTTGCtgattttttttcataaaaaatgTTCAACGCTAATCTTCTTTCAAATAATTATATCGCGTCGCTACTATAATAAgccattttttttcaaatatctATATGTCTGCTGCTGTTCTGTCAGGTTGATTGTCTCTCAAAGGCTGAAGTCAAAGTGTCACATTGTCCTGCTGCTGCAATGAGGATGCTTGGATTTGCCCCCATTAGGGAAATGCTTAGTGCTGGTGTTTGTGTATCCTTGGGTACAGATGGTGCTCCATCAAACAATAGGATGAGTATTGGTA is drawn from Nicotiana tabacum cultivar K326 chromosome 9, ASM71507v2, whole genome shotgun sequence and contains these coding sequences:
- the LOC107769766 gene encoding uncharacterized protein LOC107769766 isoform X3, giving the protein MELRNENKSSILLLHNAMIVTMDSQSRVYRDGAIAIQNNLIIAVGKSPEILPQFSSLSPQLVDLSGQILLPGFINTHVHTSQQLGRGIADDVDLLTWLRDRIWPYESNMTEQDSFISTLLCGIELIHSGVTCFAEAGGQHLSGMASAVEVLGLRACLTESIMDCGEGLPASWAARTTEECIKSQKDLFMKHHNTADGRIKVWLGIRQIMNATDRLLTETRDTAEKLETGIHMHIAEIPHENQLIVETRGVDHGTVTHLEKIKFLQNNLLAAHTVWVNEEEVDCLSKAEVKVSHCPAAAMRMLGFAPIREMLSAGVCVSLGTDGAPSNNRMSIVDEMYLASLVNKGREVFSKGTTDPTALPAETILKMATINGAKSVLWDKEIGSLEVGKKADMVVVNPSSWSMMPNHDCISSLVYCMRTENIVSVMCNGCWIMKDKKIITIDEENVLSMAKHASAELLKRAGIQVPSRMNFL
- the LOC107769766 gene encoding uncharacterized protein LOC107769766 isoform X1; protein product: MELRNENKSSILLLHNAMIVTMDSQSRVYRDGAIAIQNNLIIAVGKSPEILPQFSSLSPQLVDLSGQILLPGFINTHVHTSQQLGRGIADDVDLLTWLRDRIWPYESNMTEQDSFISTLLCGIELIHSGVTCFAEAGGQHLSGMASAVEVLGLRACLTESIMDCGEGLPASWAARTTEECIKSYECSVISRVQSQKDLFMKHHNTADGRIKVWLGIRQIMNATDRLLTETRDTAEKLETGIHMHIAEIPHENQLIVETRGVDHGTVTHLEKIKFLQNNLLAAHTVWVNEEEVDCLSKAEVKVSHCPAAAMRMLGFAPIREMLSAGVCVSLGTDGAPSNNRMSIVDEMYLASLVNKGREVFSKGTTDPTALPAETILKMATINGAKSVLWDKEIGSLEVGKKADMVVVNPSSWSMMPNHDCISSLVYCMRTENIVSVMCNGCWIMKDKKIITIDEENVLSMAKHASAELLKRAGIQVPSRMNFL
- the LOC107769766 gene encoding uncharacterized protein LOC107769766 isoform X2 encodes the protein MELRNENKSSILLLHNAMIVTMDSQSRVYRDGAIAIQNNLIIAVGKSPEILPQFSSLSPQLVDLSGQILLPGFINTHVHTSQQLGRGIADDVDLLTWLRDRIWPYESNMTEQDSFISTLLCGIELIHSGVTCFAEAGGQHLSGMASAVEVLGLRACLTESIMDCGEGLPASWAARTTEECIKSYECSVISRVQSQKDLFMKHHNTADGRIKVWLGIRQIMNATDRLLTETRDTAEKLETGIHMHIAEIPHENQLIVETRGVDHGTVTHLEKIKFLQNNLLAAHTVWVNEEEVDCLSKAEVKVSHCPAAAMRMLGFAPIREMLSAGVCVSLGTDGAPSNNRMSIVDEMYLASLVNKGREVFSKGTTDPTALPAETILKMATINGAKSVLWDKEIGSLEVGKKADMVVVNPSSWSMMPNHDCISSLVYCMRTENIVSVMCNGCWIMKDKKIITIDEVFFMHRKTFYQWPSMPLLNF